A portion of the Toxotes jaculatrix isolate fToxJac2 chromosome 16, fToxJac2.pri, whole genome shotgun sequence genome contains these proteins:
- the LOC121195884 gene encoding protein AMBP-like: protein MQKAVILVPLLVLGWTWTLQGLPVLSEPLYSTQENFDLARFLGTWRDIATASTCPYMQRHRRDAAIGKLVLQRSTTEGKLKMTRTKLRNGTCMEINGEYELTATPGRFFYHIEKWRADVDAYVVNTNYNEYAIVIMSKKKSSGEKHTSVKLYSRTTTVRNSVLEDFKTLVRQQGMSDGSIIIKQNKGDCVPGQQVAGPAAQSQPQRVRRDVVPLPLADEEGSGIDTPLFNGTEACEAAPDTGPCFGMHHRYYYNASSMSCELFKYGGCLGNQNNFENERECLQRCRTEAVCRLPMAAQPCTGQPPIWAFDSTIGLCVPYKQGFCQTNGNKFYSKAECEEYCGVVKDDGDLLNAN from the exons ATGCAGAAAGCAGTGATTCTGGTTCCCCTGCTGGTCCTGGGATGGACCTGGACCCTCCAAGGGCTCCCTGTCCTCTCAGAACCTCTCTACAGCACACAGGAGAACTTTGATCTGGCCCGG TTTTTGGGAACATGGCGCGATATTGCCACGGCAAGTACATGTCCCTATATGCAGCGTCACAGGAGAGATGCAGCCATTGGTAAACTGGTACTGCAGAGAAGCACCACTGAAGGAAAACTCAAGATGACACGCACTAAGCTCAG AAATGGAACATGTATGGAGATCAATGGGGAATATGAGTTAACTGCCACACCAGGACGATTCTTCTACCACATTGAGA AGTGGAGGGCAGACGTGGATGCCTACGTGGTTAATACAAACTACAATGAGTATGCGATAGTAATAATGAGCAAAAAGAAATCATCAGGGGAGAAGCACACCTCAGTTAAGCTCTACA GTCGAACTACCACTGTGAGGAACTCTGTGTTGGAAGACTTCAAAACGCTGGTCAGACAACAGGGAATGAGCGATGGCTCTATTATCATCAAGCAGAACAAAG GTGACTGTGTTCCCGGACAGCAGGTGGCAGGACCAGCAGCTCAGTCTCAGCCTCAG AGGGTCAGGAGAGATGTGGTGCCTCTTCCTCTGGCAGATGAGGAGGGTTCTGGTATTGACACACCTCTTTTCAATGGAACCG AGGCCTGTGAAGCAGCACCAGATACAGGGCCGTGTTTTGGGATGCATCATCGTTACTACTACAACGCCTCCTCAATGAGCTGTGAGCTCTTCAAGTACGGAGGGTGTTTGGGGAACCAGAACAACtttgaaaatgagagagagtgtCTGCAGAGATGTCGCACTGAGG CTGTGTGCCGTCTGCCAATGGCAGCCCAACCCTGCACAGGTCAGCCTCCCATCTGGGCCTTCGACTCCACCATCGGCCTGTGTGTGCCCTACAAACAGGGCTTCTGCCAGACCAACGGCAACAAGTTCTACAGCAAGGCTGAGTGTGAGGAGTACTGCGGGGTGGTTAAAGATG ACGGAGACCTCCTGAATGCAAATTGA
- the LOC121195885 gene encoding protein AMBP-like isoform X1, whose amino-acid sequence MQSAAHLVSLLILGSAWTLHRVHMLPENLPLTQENFDLGLFMGQWYEVAVVSTCPHYMQRKRRNPVIVALELQHVASESNFTMMATTFRNGSCKQTSTDYSLTNTPGRFFHHVARFGADVDSYVVHTNYDEYAMMLLLSTEKPSGNKTTTVKLYSRTMDVSPVVMDNFKARVTQHGISEGTIIMNQNKSTYVDLCVPDEPVTETTTQPQIHAPKRSKRNVVPPVDSTNI is encoded by the exons ATGCAGAGTGCAGCACATCTGGTTTCTCtgctgatcctggggtcagcctGGACCCTCCACAGGGTTCACATGCTCCCAGAAAATCTTCCCCTCACACAGGAGAACTTTGATCTAGGCCTG TTCATGGGGCAGTGGTATGAGGTGGCAGTGGTATCAACCTGTCCCCACTACATGCAGCGCAAGAGGAGAAACCCTGTCATTGTTGCCCTGGAGCTGCAACATGTTGCTTCTGAGAGCAACTTCACAATGATGGCGACCACTTTCAG GAATGGCTCATGTAAACAGACGTCCACAGACTACAGTTTGACCAACACTCCAGGACGATTCTTCCACCATGTTGCCA GGTTTGGAGCAGATGTTGATTCCTATGTGGTTCATACCAACTATGATGAGTACGCAATGATGCTTCtgctgagcacagagaaaccaTCAGGAAATAAAACCACCACAGTCAAGCTTTATA GTCGAACTATGGATGTGAGTCCTGTAGTGATGGACAACTTCAAAGCACGGGTGACACAACATGGAATAAGTGAGGGCACTATCATCATGAATCAGAACAAAAGTACGTATGTAG ATCTGTGTGTTCCAGATGAACCGGTGACAGAAACCACTACTCAGCCTCAG ATTCACGCTCCCAAGAGGTCGAAGAGAAATGTGGTGCCGCCTGTGGACTCTACTAATATTTGA
- the LOC121195885 gene encoding protein AMBP-like isoform X2: MQSAAHLVSLLILGSAWTLHRVHMLPENLPLTQENFDLGLFMGQWYEVAVVSTCPHYMQRKRRNPVIVALELQHVASESNFTMMATTFRNGSCKQTSTDYSLTNTPGRFFHHVARFGADVDSYVVHTNYDEYAMMLLLSTEKPSGNKTTTVKLYSRTMDVSPVVMDNFKARVTQHGISEGTIIMNQNKNLCVPDEPVTETTTQPQIHAPKRSKRNVVPPVDSTNI; this comes from the exons ATGCAGAGTGCAGCACATCTGGTTTCTCtgctgatcctggggtcagcctGGACCCTCCACAGGGTTCACATGCTCCCAGAAAATCTTCCCCTCACACAGGAGAACTTTGATCTAGGCCTG TTCATGGGGCAGTGGTATGAGGTGGCAGTGGTATCAACCTGTCCCCACTACATGCAGCGCAAGAGGAGAAACCCTGTCATTGTTGCCCTGGAGCTGCAACATGTTGCTTCTGAGAGCAACTTCACAATGATGGCGACCACTTTCAG GAATGGCTCATGTAAACAGACGTCCACAGACTACAGTTTGACCAACACTCCAGGACGATTCTTCCACCATGTTGCCA GGTTTGGAGCAGATGTTGATTCCTATGTGGTTCATACCAACTATGATGAGTACGCAATGATGCTTCtgctgagcacagagaaaccaTCAGGAAATAAAACCACCACAGTCAAGCTTTATA GTCGAACTATGGATGTGAGTCCTGTAGTGATGGACAACTTCAAAGCACGGGTGACACAACATGGAATAAGTGAGGGCACTATCATCATGAATCAGAACAAAA ATCTGTGTGTTCCAGATGAACCGGTGACAGAAACCACTACTCAGCCTCAG ATTCACGCTCCCAAGAGGTCGAAGAGAAATGTGGTGCCGCCTGTGGACTCTACTAATATTTGA
- the ptgdsa gene encoding prostaglandin D2 synthase a, whose product MRTTVVAVVMAMMCVMMVHADVKPQRDFNLQKFAGKWVRVGLAYDSPSFVPYRDKVKASIGIITPLPNGNVNLTMWDATPMGCQTKLYQYERTNVPGQFTYFSTRHNMVKDITVVDTNYTEYAVVLKHKVFNREYTQVALYGRSQRLRIDVINKFKAFALSRGFPRDSILTPPPAENCPPSGSGR is encoded by the exons ATGAGGACCACGGTGGTCGCTGTTGTCATGGCGATGATGTGCGTGATGATGGTACACGCGGACGTGAAGCCGCAGAGAGATTTCAACCTGCAGAAG TTTGCAGGAAAATGGGTCCGTGTGGGCCTGGCCTATGATTCTCCGAGCTTTGTACCGTACAGAGACAAAGTGAAGGCCTCCATTGGCATCATCACACCGCTGCCAAACGGCAACGTTAACCTCACCATGTGGGACGCCAc GCCTATGGGCTGTCAGACGAAGCTGTACCAGTATGAGAGGACCAATGTGCCTGGACAGTTCACCTACTTCAGCACAC gcCACAACATGGTGAAGGACATCACAGTGGTGGACACTAACTACACTGAGTACGCTGTGGTTCTCAAACACAAGGTTTTTAACAGGGAGTACACACAGGTGGCACTCTACG GTCGCTCTCAAAGACTCAGGATTGATGTAATTAATAAATTCAAAGCCTTTGCCTTGTCCCGGGGTTTCCCCAGAGACTCTATTCTAACTCCACCTCCAGCAG AAAATTGCCCACCATCTGGATCTGGGCGTTAG
- the slc27a4 gene encoding long-chain fatty acid transport protein 4, whose product MMRLACCTALLFVLRLLVGLPWYQVLPAILIFYLGSGGWKFLQIFAKTIGRDLHAAGVLLQVKMNVRRHLREKNTIAKIFAETARRYGDKTALIFEGTGERWTFRQLDEYSNRVANLLLERGFKEGDVVALFMENRSQYVGLWLGMAKIGVEAALINFNLRLEALVHCVTISNAKAVVFGSELTDAVSEIHNSMGKAVQMFCSGDWDPKRVPQGTECLEPLLAGAPSHLPSQPQRCFTDRLFYIYTSGTTGMPKAAIVVHSRYYRMAALVYYGFRMTPDDVLYDCLPLYHSAGNIVGVGQCIIHGMTVVIRKKFSASRFWDDCVKYNCTIVQYIGEICRYLLNQPVRDTERQHRVRMALGNGLRQSIWEEFMNRFNIPQIAEFYGATECNCSLGNFGNKVGACGFNSQILPFIYPIRLVRVDEETMELIRGPDGVCIPCKPGEPGQLVGRIIQNDPLRRFDGYVNQSATSKKIAHNVFKKGDSAYLSGDVLIMDDCGNMYFKDRTGDTFRWKGENVSTTEVEGTLSRLLDMKDVVVYGVEVPGAEGKAGMAAIADPSHSTDLEKFVKDMEKALPPYARPVFLRFLPEVNKTGTFKFQKTDLRRDGFDPSTVSDRLYFLDSSRGRYVQLDEGLYHSILSGKHKL is encoded by the exons ATGATGCGTCTAGCGTGTTGTACAGCCCTGCTGTTTGTGCTGAGGCTGCTGGTGGGCTTGCCTTGGTACCAGGTTCTCCCGGCCATCCTGATCTTCTACCTGGGAAGCGGAGGATGGAAGTTCCTGCAGatttttgccaaaacaattGGCAGAGACTTACA TGCGGCAGGTGTACTATTGCAGGTGAAGATGAATGTCAGACGCCACCTCAGAGAGAAGAACACGATTGCCAAGATCTTTGCTGAAACAGCGCGCCGCTACGGGGACAAAACGGCACTCATCTTCGAGGGGACCGGGGAGAGGTGGACCTTCCGACAGTTAGACGAGTACTCCAACAGAGTGGCCAACCTGCTCCTGGAACGGGGTTTCAAG GAGGGTGATGTGGTGGCCCTTTTCATGGAGAACAGGTCCCAGTACGTGGGTCTCTGGCTGGGCATGGCCAAGATTGGAGTAGAGGCTGCTCTCATCAACTTCAACTTGAGACTAGAGGCCTTGGTCCACTGTGTCACCATCTCCAATGCCAAGGCTGTGGTGTTTGGCTCAGAGCTGACTGATG CTGTTTCCGAGATCCACAATTCAATGGGGAAGGCGGTGCAAATGTTCTGCTCTGGAGACTGGGACCCCAAACGAGTCCCACAGGGAACCGAGTGCCTAGAGCCCCTGCTGGCCGGTGCCCCGTCTCACCTGCCCAGCCAGCCACAACGCTGCTTCACAG ATCGCCTATTCTACATCTACACGTCAGGAACCACCGGGATGCCTAAAGCTGCCATTGTTGTGCACAGCAG GTACTACCGCATGGCAGCTTTGGTATATTATGGCTTTAGGATGACACCAGATGATGTGCTGTATGATTGCCTTCCACTCTACCACTCTGCAG GAAACATTGTGGGGGTGGGCCAGTGTATCATACATGGCATGACTGTCGTCATCAGAAAGAAGTTCTCTGCCTCACGTTTCTGGGATGACTGTGTCAAATACAACTGCACT ATTGTGCAGTACATTGGTGAGATCTGCCGATACCTGCTGAACCAGCCAGTTCGGGACACGGAGCGGCAACATCGAGTGCGCATGGCACTGGGCAACGGCCTTCGCCAGTCCATATGGGAAGAGTTCATGAACCGATTCAATATCCCGCAGATTGCAGAGTTCTACGGAGCTACAGAGTGCAACTGCAGCCTGGGCAACTTCGGTAACAAG GTTGGAGCGTGTGGCTTCAACAGTCAGATTCTACCCTTCATCTACCCCATCAGACTGGTGAGGGTTGATGAAGAGACCATGGAGCTTATTAGGGGACCTGATGGAGTCTGCATTCCCTGTAAACCTG gTGAGCCTGGCCAGCTGGTAGGCAGGATCATTCAGAATGACCCTCTTAGGAGGTTTGATGGTTACGTCAACCAATCAGCAACCAGCAAGAAGATTGCTCATAATGTCTTCAAGAAGGGAGACAGTGCCTATCTCTCTg GTGATGTGTTGATCATGGATGACTGCGGCAACATGTACTTCAAAGACCGGACAGGAGACACTTTCCGCTGGAAAGGAGAGAACGTCTCAACGACCGAGGTGGAGGGAACTCTCAGCAGGCTGCTAGACATGAAAGATGTAGTTGTGTACGGAGTGGAAGTACCAG GAGCAGAGGGAAAGGCTGGAATGGCAGCCATCGCTGATCCATCACACTCCACTGACCTGGAGAAGTTTGTGAAGGACATGGAGAAGGCTCTCCCTCCGTATGCCAGACCTGTATTCCTTCGCTTCCTTCCAGAGGTCAACAAGACAG GAACATTTAAGTTTCAGAAGACCGACCTGCGTAGGGACGGCTTTGACCCCAGCACGGTATCGGACAGACTCTACTTCCTGGattccagcagagggcgctatGTGCAGCTGGATGAGGGGCTTTACCACTCCATACTGTCAGGGAAACACAAATTGTGA